The Triticum aestivum cultivar Chinese Spring chromosome 3A, IWGSC CS RefSeq v2.1, whole genome shotgun sequence genome includes a region encoding these proteins:
- the LOC123063414 gene encoding uncharacterized protein: MDKTNAIVLSHSPPAQAAEQSLSSLHRPSMASRALAALSIQPRLGGGASALGRPAVRVSARPPRRRRPMVVRAGGPPSTNVLILAFVLPLSLFVGTLVAAARVADDLDERFLREMEINKAILEENEASSEEAADDGGEYVGGGDEAPLPAAEKEQVLVTATGTGTRARNRPKREVY; the protein is encoded by the exons ATGGATAAGACAAACGCCATCGTCCTATCACACTCTCCGCCCGCGCAGGCAGCCGAGCAGAGCCTCTCCAGTCTCCACCGTCCGTCCATGGCTTCTCGAGCCCTCGCCGCTCTCTCCATCCAGCCGCGCCTCGGCGGGGGCGCGTCGGCGCTCGGACGGCCCGCCGTCCGCGTCAGCGCCAGGCCGCCGCGGCGGCGCCGGCCCATGGTGGTGCGGGCGGGCGGGCCGCCGAGCACCAACGTGCTCATCCTCGCCTTCGTGCTCCCGCTCTCGCTCTTCGTCGGcaccctcgtcgccgccgcccgcgtcgccgaCGACCTCGACGAGCGGTTCCTCCGGGAG ATGGAGATCAACAAGGCGATACTGGAGGAGAACGAGGCTTCCTCCGAGGAGGCGGCAGACGACGGCGGAGAGTACGTCGGCGGCGGAGACGAGGCCCCGTTGCCGGCGGCGGAGAAGGAGCAGGTCCTTGTCACAGCCACCGGCACAGGCACGCGCGCCAGGAACAGGCCGAAAAGGGAGGTGTATTAG
- the LOC123063413 gene encoding BTB/POZ domain-containing protein At2g30600, with protein MRVEDKKRSLTVAPFKCAWGEEFRFVEAGRGCIAFEASAQNDVTLVFREQPGSQHYHYKMDSSRHYAVILGSHRNKRLKIEVDGRTVVDEAGVGLCRSSSFQSYWISIYDGLISIGQGRHPNNNVLFQWLDPDPNRNVQYVGLSSWDKHVGYRNISVLPSAPQNSIRWSQIEYAYAERHGEGDHAKNEESKDGCEQRVIADFLESWDFSDAMFVIGSERKVVPAHKIVLAASGEFDFISMSGTAIELPSFSYPVLHSLLEYIYTGSTQIAEWQLDSLLELSLQFKVKPLVKRCEEMLDCFTKMDNDLSESSRKLEVSSSGSKAHQVDYFPFKAPVSVQKIKQFLASGEHSDINIFVSGQGFVAKAHKLVLSLWSMPFAKMFTNGMKESSAPNVFFEDASAEAFSLLLQFMYSGELKVDNRYITPALVQLLLLSDQFGITVLQFECCKRIMEFLSEDTVCSVLQAVSSIPSCKLLEEMCKQNFATHFDYCTTACTDFVLLDEATFKDILQQGDMTVTSEEKVLDAILTWCMEACETFYWSSVDKLLSTSTPEQLFGERLTAINTLLPFVRFPLMPPSLLQRMEKSNLAKHIQLFRQLVAEAIEFSNAGAWMMMTNKCERFLHRRSSYRELQYISDGDNNGVIYYAGTSFGKHQWINPVLAKNITVTASSPNSRYTDPKALVSKSYQGTCFAGPRDEDGKKCSWWMVDIGQDHQLMCNYYTVRQDGSTAFMRSWVLQGSMDGENWTSLIVNEDERAICQPGQFASWPITGPAALLPFRFFRLALTGPTTSNTWNLCICFLELYGYFR; from the exons GAGAGTAGAGGACAAAAAAAGATCCCTAACAGTTGCCCCCTTCAAGTGTGCTTGGGGCGAGGAGTTCCGGTTTGTGGAGGCTGGGCGTGGGTGCATTGCGTTCGAGGCATCTGCCCAGAATGATGTTACCCTGGTGTTCCGTGAACAGCCTGGGAGCCAGCACTACCACTACAAAATGGACAGCAGTCGTCATTACGCTGTCATCTTGGGTAGCCATAGGAACAAAAGGTTGAAGATTGAAGTGGACGGAAGGACTGTTGTCGATGAAGCTGGAGTCGGCCTATGCCGCTCATCATCTTTCCAGAGCTATTGGATCAGCATCTATGATGGATTGATAAGCATTGGACAAGGAAGGCATCCAAACAACAATGTCCTCTTCCAGTGGCTCGACCCTGATCCCAACCGGAATGTTCAGTATGTCGGATTATCCAGCTGGGACAAGCACGTGGGCTACCGAAATATAAGTGTTCTTCCATCAGCTCCTCAAAACAGCATCCGTTGGAGTCAAATTGAGTATGCATATGCTGAGCGGCACGGGGAAGGAGATCATGCTAAAAATGAAGAATCAAAAGATGGCTGTGAGCAAAGGGTGATTGCAGACTTTCTTGAGAGCTGGGATTTCTCCGATGCTATGTTTGTTATTGGTAGTGAAAGAAAGGTTGTCCCTGCGCACAAAATTGTCTTGGCTGCTTCTGGAGAGTTTGATTTTATCTCAATGAGTGGAACTGCCATCGAGCTTCCGTCATTCTCCTACCCAGTTCTCCACTCGCTTCTTGAGTATATCTATACTGGGTCTACTCAG ATTGCAGAGTGGCAACTGGATTCACTGCTGGAGTTGAGCTTACAATTTAAAGTTAAACCTTTGGTAAAGCGTTGTGAGGAAATGCTCGACTGTTTTACTAAGATGGATAATGATCTCTCTGAGTCTAGTAGAAAGTTAGAAGTATCAAGTAGTGGATCTAAAGCCCATCAAGTTGATTATTTCCCTTTCAAGGCTCCAGTGAGTGTGCAGAAAATCAAACAATTCCTTGCAAGTGGTGAGCATAGTGATATAAACATCTTTGTTAGTGGACAAGGTTTTGTTGCCAAGGCTCACAAACTCGTCCTTAGCTTGTGGAGCATGCCATTCGCCAAG ATGTTCACAAATGGAATGAAAGAAAGCAGCGCTCCAAATGTATTTTTCGAAGATGCTTCTGCTGAAGCATTTTCTCTCCTCCTTCAGTTTATGTACAGTGGGGAACTTAAAGTGGATAACCGGTATATCACACCTGCATTGGTTCAGCTCCTCTTATTATCAGATCAGTTTGGCATCACTGTTCTTCAGTTTGAATGCTGTAAAAGAATTATGGAATTCCTTTCAGAG GACACAGTATGTTCAGTATTACAAGCAGTGTCATCAATACCATCTTGTAAACTGCTTGAAGAAATGTGCAAACAGAATTTTGCAACACACTTTGATTATTGCACAACTGCTTGCACGGACTTTGTGCTGTTAGATGAGGCAACATTTAAGGATATTCTTCAG CAAGGTGATATGACTGTGACATCGGAAGAGAAGGTTCTGGATGCCATCTTAACATGGTGTATGGAGGCTTGTGAAACTTTTTACTGGAGTTCTGTAGATAAGCTATTAAGCACTTCAACACCAGAGCAGCTCTTTGGAGAGAGGCTCACCGCCATCAATACTTTACTACCATTTGTGCGGTTCCCTCTAATGCCGCCGTCTCTCCTTCAGCGG ATGGAGAAAAGTAACCTAGCAAAGCACATACAACTGTTCAGACAGTTG GTTGCAGAAGCCATTGAGTTCTCTAATGCTGGTGCTTGGATGATGATGACAAACAAATG TGAGAGATTTCTACATAGACGCTCAAGCTATAGAGAGCTTCAGTATATTTCTGATGGTGATAACAATGGTGTGATCTACTATGCTGGGACGTCATTCGGGAAGCATCAATGGATCAATCCTGTTTTAGCCAAG AATATCACTGTGACGGCAAGCAGCCCAAATTCGAGGTACACGGATCCAAAGGCTCTGGTTTCAAAAAGTTACCAG GGGACTTGTTTTGCTGGGCCTCGagacgaagatggcaagaagtgtTCTTGGTGGATGGTAGACATTGGACAGGACCACCAG CTTATGTGCAACTACTACACGGTAAGGCAGGATGGCTCTACGGCATTTATGAGGTCTTGGGTTCTTCAG GGATCCATGGATGGTGAGAACTGGACAAGCCTCATTGTTAACGAGGACGAGCGGGCCATCTGCCAGCCAGGGCAGTTTGCGTCGTGGCCGATCACAGGCCCGGCGGCGCTGCTGCCATTCCGGTTCTTCCGGCTTGCTCTGACGGGGCCGACGACCAGTAACACCTGGAACCTCTGCATCTGCTTCCTGGAGCTCTACGGCTACTTCCGCTAG